Proteins found in one Cellulomonas palmilytica genomic segment:
- a CDS encoding alpha/beta fold hydrolase, with product MTTVDSATLLIEGPWQHRFVSANGARFHAAVAGPDDRDVPLVVLLHGVPQFWWAWRHQLPALAEAGYRVAALDVRGTGGSDKPPQGYDVPTLAADVAGVVRSLGASSAVVVGTGTGGSVAWAMPALQPAATRAIAVLSSPHPLDAVRRPWTTFRPAAARRLAYVQLPSLPERALTRGDLAHRMLVEWGGGQWLDRATERTYLEALRVPFAAHSQLEQLRWLGRSAPRPDGRRFAAGLRRTRPTPVLHLHGSRDGLFSSRSVALTRETSALVGADYTYELVAGAGHYLAEQEPELVTRSLLTWLRRVAPLEP from the coding sequence ATGACCACCGTCGACTCCGCCACGCTCCTGATCGAGGGGCCGTGGCAGCACCGGTTCGTCTCCGCGAACGGCGCGCGGTTCCACGCCGCGGTCGCCGGGCCGGACGACCGGGACGTCCCGCTCGTCGTGCTCCTGCACGGCGTGCCGCAGTTCTGGTGGGCGTGGCGTCACCAGCTGCCCGCGCTCGCTGAGGCCGGGTACCGCGTGGCCGCGCTCGACGTGCGCGGCACGGGCGGCTCGGACAAGCCGCCGCAGGGGTACGACGTGCCGACGCTCGCCGCCGACGTCGCGGGGGTCGTGCGGTCGCTGGGCGCGAGCTCGGCCGTCGTCGTCGGCACCGGGACGGGTGGGTCCGTCGCGTGGGCGATGCCCGCGCTGCAGCCCGCCGCGACGCGCGCCATCGCCGTGCTGTCCTCCCCGCACCCGCTCGACGCCGTGCGCCGACCCTGGACCACGTTCCGCCCCGCGGCGGCGCGGCGCCTCGCGTACGTGCAGCTGCCGTCCCTGCCCGAGCGCGCGCTGACCCGCGGCGACCTCGCGCACCGGATGCTCGTCGAGTGGGGTGGCGGGCAGTGGCTCGACCGCGCGACCGAGCGCACCTACCTCGAGGCGCTGCGCGTGCCGTTCGCGGCGCACTCGCAGCTCGAGCAGCTGCGCTGGCTGGGCCGCTCCGCACCGCGCCCCGACGGCCGCCGGTTCGCGGCGGGCCTGCGGCGCACGCGGCCCACGCCCGTGCTGCACCTGCACGGCTCGCGCGACGGGCTGTTCAGCTCGCGGTCGGTCGCCCTCACGCGCGAGACGTCGGCGCTCGTCGGCGCGGACTACACGTACGAGCTCGTCGCGGGTGCGGGGCACTACCTGGCGGAGCAGGAGCCCGAGCTCGTCACGCGCTCGCTGCTCACGTGGCTGCGTCGTGTCGCGCCGCTGGAGCCCTGA
- the nth gene encoding endonuclease III: protein MTTSAAGPELPTSLPTSLPTDLPTDLPTESPLARTRRARRADRLLAERYPDARCELDFTDAFTLLVATVLSAQTTDVRVNATTPELFARYPGPAELAAADPDELEAILKPLGFFRAKAKAVTGLSRALVEQFGGTVPRRLDKLVTLPGVGRKTANVVLGNAYGVPGITTDTHVLRLSRRLGYTASEDPLVVERELGALLPRRDWTMACHRLIFHGRRTCHARRPACGACPLVRLCPSAGIGETDPVKAQALLKG, encoded by the coding sequence GTGACGACGAGCGCCGCGGGGCCCGAGCTCCCGACCAGCCTCCCGACCAGCCTCCCGACCGACCTCCCGACCGACCTCCCGACCGAGTCCCCCCTCGCCCGCACCCGCCGCGCGCGGCGTGCCGACCGGCTCCTCGCGGAGCGGTACCCGGACGCACGGTGCGAGCTCGACTTCACGGACGCGTTCACGCTCCTCGTCGCGACCGTCCTGTCCGCGCAGACCACGGACGTGCGCGTGAACGCGACCACGCCCGAGCTGTTCGCGCGGTACCCCGGCCCGGCGGAGCTCGCGGCCGCGGACCCGGACGAGCTCGAGGCGATCCTCAAGCCGCTCGGGTTCTTCCGCGCGAAGGCGAAGGCCGTCACAGGCCTGTCGCGCGCGCTCGTCGAGCAGTTCGGCGGGACGGTGCCGCGCCGGCTCGACAAGCTGGTGACTCTCCCGGGCGTGGGCCGCAAGACCGCGAACGTCGTGCTGGGCAACGCGTACGGCGTCCCCGGCATCACCACGGACACGCACGTGCTGCGGCTGTCCCGGCGGTTGGGGTACACCGCGAGCGAGGACCCGCTGGTCGTCGAGCGTGAGCTCGGTGCGCTGCTGCCGCGGCGCGACTGGACCATGGCGTGCCACCGGCTGATCTTCCACGGGCGTCGCACGTGCCACGCGCGGCGGCCGGCGTGCGGGGCGTGCCCGCTGGTGCGGCTGTGCCCGTCGGCGGGCATCGGCGAGACCGACCCGGTGAAGGCTCAGGCGTTGCTCAAGGGCTGA